From a single Calothrix sp. NIES-2098 genomic region:
- a CDS encoding putative signal transduction protein with Nacht domain, with protein sequence MTGRSLSCSPEGIQQAKRALIRYSLTQKALAEDLGITRQPVGKFFTGKPVDRNLFVQICDRLDLEWEEIVTQPASETKLEQTQDTHIDITFITQEIREKIKPLILERCGTMRVLDMTQPVGLEDIYTNVNILEKITGQRRKEIAEFLKDFTDGDFERFGLGKITEKRVSGQEAVEKHPKLMILGKPGAGKTTFLKYLAIQCIAGKFQSERVPIFVTLKNFAEATNKPGLLQYICEDAINHISTKISVIEKQFTLFIQDVINHGNALILLDGLDEVREEDNSRILKEIREFSDRFQHSNFVMTCRIAAREYTFEKFTEVEVADFDDKQIKNFANKWFQGKAVKAESFIKRLEDNNRIKQLATSPLLLTLLCLAFEESGDFPANRSELYKEGLDALLKKWDAKRGIQRDQIYRKLSVQRKEDLLSKIALITFERGDYFFKQKMAEQYITNYIRNLPGANADEEALQLDSEEVLRSIEHHHGLIVARAKGIYSYSHLTFHEYFTAREFVVVRQSSEEALQNLVNYVTEKRWREVFLLAVGMSPSADRLLLLMKEKIDAIVSVNQRLQQFLVWVRDKSCSVDVTYKAAAVRAFYFGLGIDRDLDLGLDRDLSLDLLLDLDLSLNLDLSLSRTLSLSFGLSISLRLSISRTLFHTFSLSQTPELKDSLQQLKEKIPNTKDSERFLNWWKTDSQYWSKELREIIIKYRNIGHDWEFTTIQKTLLQQYYDANKFLVHCLNSDCYVSREVRQYVENTLLLPIDDIKKHQQQFCKYV encoded by the coding sequence ATGACTGGGCGATCGCTTTCCTGCTCTCCAGAAGGTATTCAACAAGCAAAAAGAGCTTTAATCCGCTACTCTTTAACTCAAAAAGCATTAGCAGAAGATTTAGGAATCACTCGCCAACCAGTTGGAAAGTTCTTTACAGGTAAGCCAGTTGATCGCAATCTCTTTGTCCAGATTTGCGACAGGCTAGATCTTGAGTGGGAAGAGATAGTCACTCAACCAGCTAGTGAAACAAAGTTAGAACAGACTCAGGATACTCACATTGATATCACTTTCATAACCCAAGAGATACGCGAAAAGATAAAACCCCTCATCTTAGAACGCTGTGGCACAATGCGAGTACTAGATATGACTCAACCCGTTGGTTTAGAAGATATTTATACTAACGTCAATATATTAGAGAAAATTACTGGACAGAGACGCAAAGAAATTGCAGAATTTCTCAAAGATTTTACTGATGGAGATTTTGAGCGCTTTGGGCTAGGCAAAATTACTGAAAAACGAGTGTCTGGACAGGAAGCAGTTGAGAAACATCCCAAGCTAATGATTTTGGGAAAGCCAGGAGCAGGTAAAACTACGTTTTTGAAGTATTTAGCGATTCAATGTATTGCAGGTAAGTTTCAATCTGAACGCGTTCCGATTTTTGTTACGCTGAAAAACTTTGCAGAAGCCACAAATAAACCTGGCTTATTACAATACATCTGTGAAGATGCGATCAATCATATCTCTACAAAAATTAGTGTTATAGAGAAACAATTTACTTTATTTATTCAAGATGTCATCAATCATGGCAATGCGTTAATTTTACTTGATGGCTTAGACGAGGTTAGAGAAGAAGACAACAGCCGCATCTTAAAGGAGATTCGTGAGTTTTCTGACCGCTTTCAACATAGCAATTTTGTAATGACTTGCCGGATTGCCGCACGGGAATATACCTTTGAGAAATTCACAGAGGTAGAAGTTGCAGATTTTGATGATAAACAAATTAAGAACTTTGCAAATAAATGGTTTCAGGGTAAAGCTGTTAAAGCGGAAAGTTTTATTAAACGCCTTGAAGACAATAACCGTATCAAACAATTAGCTACCAGTCCTCTACTGCTGACGCTTTTATGCCTAGCGTTTGAAGAATCAGGTGATTTTCCAGCAAATCGTTCTGAGTTATATAAAGAAGGATTGGATGCGTTATTGAAAAAATGGGATGCCAAGCGAGGAATTCAGCGCGATCAAATTTATAGAAAGTTATCAGTCCAACGCAAAGAAGACTTACTGAGTAAAATTGCTCTAATTACTTTTGAGCGCGGTGACTATTTCTTCAAACAGAAAATGGCAGAACAATACATTACAAATTACATTCGTAACTTACCTGGTGCTAATGCAGATGAGGAAGCATTACAACTCGACAGTGAGGAAGTTTTACGTTCAATTGAACATCATCATGGGTTAATAGTAGCAAGAGCAAAAGGGATTTACTCATATTCCCATCTCACATTTCATGAATATTTTACTGCAAGAGAATTTGTTGTGGTGAGACAGTCATCAGAAGAAGCGTTACAAAATCTTGTCAATTATGTTACTGAAAAACGCTGGCGAGAAGTTTTTTTACTAGCAGTTGGTATGTCACCAAGTGCAGATAGGTTATTGTTGTTGATGAAAGAGAAAATTGATGCGATAGTGTCTGTGAACCAGAGATTGCAACAATTTCTTGTATGGGTAAGAGATAAATCTTGTTCTGTTGATGTTACTTACAAAGCAGCAGCAGTTAGAGCTTTTTACTTCGGACTCGGTATCGATCGGGATTTAGATCTAGGCTTAGACAGAGATCTTTCACTTGACCTCTTACTCGATCTTGACCTATCACTCAACCTTGACCTTTCCCTCTCTAGAACCCTCTCCCTCTCATTCGGTCTCTCCATTTCCCTTAGACTCTCCATTTCCAGAACTCTCTTCCACACCTTCTCTCTCTCCCAAACTCCAGAACTCAAAGATTCGTTGCAACAACTTAAAGAAAAAATACCAAATACAAAAGATAGTGAAAGATTTTTAAATTGGTGGAAAACAGATAGTCAATATTGGAGCAAGGAATTACGAGAAATAATTATTAAATATCGCAATATTGGTCATGATTGGGAGTTTACTACTATCCAAAAGACATTACTTCAACAATATTATGATGCCAATAAGTTTTTAGTACATTGTTTGAATAGTGATTGTTATGTTAGCCGTGAAGTGCGACAATATGTAGAGAATACTTTGCTATTACCCATTGATGATATTAAAAAACATCAGCAGCAGTTTTGCAAATATGTCTAA
- a CDS encoding S-layer domain-containing protein codes for MFALNRWQSGTATLMALSVTAGTLAPFITAAPSFAQTTFSDVSSNYWAAQFIQQLSVRGVIAGFPDGSFRPEEPVTRAQFAAMVNKAFQKAPQRQAINFTDVPSNYWASSAIQQAYTIGFLSGYPGNRFEPNQAIPRQQVLVSLANGLEYSPRATVENTLQYFNDAYNIADYARSPIAAATEKQIVVNYPNVKFLNPTATATRAQVAAFIYQALVSSNQASAINSPYIVAVQSTTPTPVAITIPQGTTIPVKYDKAEKILVTKNETAPLTLTVSQNVVTQEGTVVVPAGSQVIGQLKPAQGGSQFVAEKLVLTTGQEYPVNATSEVITKTETVKKGTSTGAIIQNTVLGAGAAAAVSAVTGDRAIATEEVLGGAGIGALIGLFFGKNSVDLIAIDPDTDLQMTINQNLLVSLK; via the coding sequence ATGTTTGCTTTAAATCGTTGGCAATCTGGAACTGCTACATTAATGGCTTTAAGCGTCACAGCAGGTACTCTAGCACCCTTTATTACTGCTGCACCTTCTTTTGCTCAAACTACTTTTTCTGATGTTTCATCTAACTATTGGGCGGCACAATTCATTCAACAATTATCAGTCCGGGGTGTAATTGCGGGATTTCCTGATGGTAGTTTCCGCCCAGAAGAACCAGTTACACGCGCTCAATTTGCCGCTATGGTCAACAAAGCTTTCCAAAAAGCACCTCAACGGCAAGCAATCAATTTTACTGACGTACCCAGCAACTATTGGGCATCTAGTGCCATTCAACAAGCCTATACCATCGGTTTCCTATCTGGATATCCTGGGAATCGCTTTGAACCTAACCAAGCAATTCCTCGCCAGCAGGTTTTGGTTTCCCTTGCTAACGGTTTAGAATATAGTCCTCGTGCTACTGTCGAAAATACTCTGCAATATTTCAACGATGCTTATAATATTGCTGACTATGCCCGTAGCCCTATTGCTGCTGCCACTGAAAAACAAATTGTGGTCAACTATCCCAATGTGAAGTTCCTTAATCCTACAGCGACCGCTACAAGGGCACAGGTAGCAGCTTTTATCTATCAAGCGTTAGTTAGTTCCAATCAAGCTTCAGCAATCAACTCTCCTTACATTGTGGCTGTTCAATCTACTACACCCACACCTGTTGCAATCACAATTCCTCAAGGAACTACTATTCCTGTGAAGTACGATAAGGCTGAAAAAATTCTTGTGACTAAGAATGAGACAGCACCTTTAACCCTGACAGTATCGCAAAATGTGGTGACACAAGAAGGAACTGTAGTAGTTCCTGCTGGGAGTCAAGTAATCGGTCAACTAAAACCTGCTCAAGGTGGTTCTCAATTTGTTGCTGAAAAACTAGTTTTAACTACAGGTCAAGAGTATCCAGTTAATGCTACTTCTGAAGTCATTACCAAGACAGAAACAGTTAAAAAAGGTACAAGTACTGGTGCGATTATTCAGAATACCGTATTGGGTGCAGGAGCAGCTGCTGCGGTATCTGCGGTAACAGGCGATCGCGCAATTGCAACAGAAGAAGTCTTAGGTGGTGCTGGTATTGGTGCATTAATTGGGTTGTTCTTTGGGAAAAACAGTGTTGACTTAATTGCAATTGACCCAGATACCGACCTACAAATGACAATCAATCAAAATTTGTTGGTTTCACTCAAGTAG
- a CDS encoding GAF sensor signal transduction histidine kinase, with protein sequence MLMSASSDFVALCREQIALLTQGLGASLSVVYLTQELVEAPTGEAKLIPVVIYPETARLRLFEGNAAEKTPEQLKVRNVLALPQNHGKLLTGKAESSNSSQEAETSEEEYLLSENQIVLPLIHEGVMMGLLVTGREDRAWNEQEQSEIQRIAQTLAIACILDQRRAWLQQQLHQQQILQEQQRDLLDNLLHQFRNPLTAIRTFGKLLMKRLRSGDPNRDVAGNIIRESDRLQELLQQFDRVIELTEADLAPLSLSENEVVVEATIQKESKPPLLLPGSGEKAADCALADLLAPLLVSAKAIAQERNLQLIAKIPRNLPLVRANVKALREVLTNIIDNALKYTPARGKILIEVGQEKDNLQGITISDTGPGIPPEDLERIGERHYRGVQAQTEIPGTGLGLAIAKQLIEQMQGKIEVFSPAINSTIASPNAPGTTFIIWLPEVGN encoded by the coding sequence ATGTTAATGTCTGCCAGTTCTGATTTTGTTGCTCTATGCCGAGAGCAAATAGCACTGTTAACCCAAGGGCTAGGAGCATCGTTAAGTGTGGTCTACTTAACACAAGAATTGGTAGAGGCTCCCACAGGGGAAGCCAAACTGATTCCGGTGGTGATATACCCAGAAACGGCAAGATTAAGGCTATTTGAGGGGAATGCGGCGGAAAAAACACCTGAGCAATTGAAAGTGAGGAATGTTTTGGCATTACCTCAAAATCATGGAAAATTATTGACAGGTAAGGCAGAAAGCTCTAATTCCTCACAGGAGGCTGAGACATCAGAAGAAGAATATTTACTTAGTGAAAACCAAATTGTTTTACCCTTAATCCATGAGGGTGTGATGATGGGGTTATTAGTAACTGGTAGGGAAGACAGGGCTTGGAACGAACAAGAACAAAGCGAGATTCAGAGAATCGCCCAAACCCTAGCGATCGCCTGTATTTTAGATCAGCGTCGAGCTTGGTTACAGCAGCAATTGCATCAACAACAAATCCTGCAAGAACAGCAGCGAGATTTGCTAGATAACCTCTTGCATCAGTTTCGCAACCCGTTAACGGCAATCAGAACCTTTGGTAAACTGCTGATGAAACGGTTACGTTCTGGCGACCCTAATCGGGATGTAGCTGGCAATATAATTCGCGAAAGCGATCGCTTGCAAGAATTATTGCAACAGTTCGATCGAGTAATTGAATTAACGGAAGCAGATTTAGCACCTCTGTCACTCTCAGAAAATGAAGTAGTTGTAGAAGCAACTATCCAAAAAGAATCAAAGCCACCTCTGTTATTGCCAGGATCGGGAGAAAAAGCGGCTGACTGCGCCTTAGCAGATTTATTAGCACCATTATTAGTATCTGCTAAGGCAATTGCTCAGGAACGAAACCTACAATTAATCGCTAAAATTCCCCGAAATTTGCCCTTAGTCCGCGCTAATGTGAAAGCTTTACGAGAAGTATTAACCAATATCATCGATAACGCTTTGAAATACACTCCTGCTCGTGGCAAGATTTTGATTGAGGTAGGGCAAGAAAAAGATAATTTACAAGGAATTACTATTAGTGACACCGGCCCTGGTATTCCCCCAGAAGATTTGGAACGTATAGGAGAACGCCATTACCGGGGCGTGCAGGCGCAAACAGAGATTCCTGGGACAGGTTTGGGGTTAGCGATCGCGAAACAGTTAATAGAGCAAATGCAGGGCAAAATAGAAGTTTTTAGCCCTGCAATTAATTCCACAATCGCATCACCGAATGCACCAGGAACAACGTTTATTATTTGGTTGCCAGAAGTTGGGAATTAG
- a CDS encoding PadR-like family transcriptional regulator, producing the protein MKLEDIYQFFENPPPTYLCQELAVCYILYVLLQGESYGTELIQRLETEYPTYRLSDTVLYSAIKFLEDQRAINGYWKKLEGRGRPRRMYQVSPEWQVQSQDLAQLWLDYINQRTN; encoded by the coding sequence ATGAAACTTGAGGATATATATCAATTCTTTGAGAATCCTCCGCCAACTTACCTCTGTCAGGAACTAGCAGTTTGTTACATTCTGTATGTTTTACTACAAGGTGAATCTTACGGAACCGAGTTGATCCAGAGACTGGAGACTGAATATCCAACCTATCGGCTTTCGGATACCGTACTGTATAGTGCGATCAAATTTCTCGAAGACCAAAGGGCAATAAACGGATACTGGAAGAAACTCGAAGGGCGGGGACGCCCCAGGCGGATGTACCAAGTTTCTCCAGAATGGCAGGTTCAATCGCAGGATTTAGCTCAACTTTGGTTAGATTACATCAATCAAAGAACAAATTAA
- a CDS encoding seryl-tRNA synthetase: MDCNSCHDTPKSVYADVLAGNTKQKIKEKSVLDIKQIRENPQLVQERLNTRSGKYDIQPILELDRKQRELEATRNQLQARSNEIGKIVGQKIKSGTNPQSPEIQSLRDEGNSIKTQLSELEPQEKAFKAEIEELVLALPNLPSDSTPIGNSEEDNPEVRRWGDEYIPQNQNILPHWEIGEKLGILNVARAVKVAQSRFVNLIGAGAALERALIQFMLARQTEAGYLEVSPPILVNTESLTATGQLPKFAEESFKCADDDLWLIPTAEVPVTNLYRGEILAAEDLPIYHCAYTPCFRREAGSYGRDMRGLIRLHQFNKVELVKFVHPSSSFEELEKLVGNAEAILQALRLPYRVINLCTGDLGFSSTKTYDLEVWLPSSGKYREISSCSNFIDFQARRADIRFKEGGKKGTQFVHTLNGSGLAVGRTMAAILENYQQPDGTVRIPEVLQPYLAREVL, translated from the coding sequence TTGGATTGCAATTCCTGTCATGACACGCCAAAATCAGTATATGCTGATGTGTTGGCAGGAAATACTAAGCAAAAGATAAAAGAAAAATCTGTGCTGGACATTAAGCAAATAAGAGAAAACCCCCAATTAGTTCAGGAACGCTTGAATACTCGTAGTGGTAAATACGATATTCAGCCAATATTAGAGCTAGATCGAAAACAGAGAGAATTGGAGGCAACACGCAATCAGCTCCAAGCTCGAAGCAACGAAATTGGTAAAATTGTTGGGCAAAAGATTAAATCTGGAACCAATCCTCAGTCTCCAGAAATTCAATCTTTACGAGATGAGGGTAACTCCATAAAAACTCAATTGAGCGAGTTAGAGCCGCAAGAAAAAGCTTTCAAAGCTGAAATTGAGGAACTAGTGCTTGCACTCCCCAACTTACCTAGCGACTCCACACCCATCGGCAATAGTGAAGAAGATAATCCAGAAGTCCGCCGTTGGGGAGATGAGTACATTCCTCAAAATCAGAATATTCTTCCCCATTGGGAAATTGGCGAAAAGCTGGGTATTCTCAATGTAGCGAGGGCTGTAAAAGTTGCCCAAAGTCGCTTTGTCAACCTAATAGGTGCAGGTGCAGCTTTAGAAAGAGCATTAATTCAATTTATGCTGGCGCGTCAGACTGAAGCTGGTTATCTAGAAGTCAGTCCACCAATTTTAGTAAATACTGAGTCTTTGACAGCAACAGGTCAGCTACCCAAATTTGCTGAAGAAAGTTTTAAATGTGCTGATGACGATCTCTGGCTCATCCCAACAGCAGAAGTTCCAGTTACCAACCTCTACCGAGGGGAAATTCTGGCTGCGGAAGATTTGCCTATTTACCATTGTGCTTATACTCCCTGTTTTCGTCGTGAGGCTGGGAGTTATGGGCGAGATATGCGGGGATTAATTCGACTGCATCAATTCAATAAAGTAGAATTGGTGAAATTTGTCCATCCCAGCAGTTCTTTTGAAGAACTAGAAAAATTGGTAGGGAATGCAGAAGCTATTTTACAAGCATTGCGATTACCTTACAGAGTCATCAATTTATGTACTGGGGATTTAGGATTCTCGTCTACTAAAACTTATGATTTAGAGGTTTGGCTACCTTCTTCTGGGAAATACCGGGAAATTTCTAGTTGTTCCAATTTTATTGACTTCCAGGCACGACGAGCTGACATTCGCTTTAAAGAAGGAGGCAAAAAAGGTACACAGTTTGTACATACCCTCAATGGTTCTGGCTTGGCCGTGGGAAGAACGATGGCAGCAATTTTAGAGAATTATCAACAACCTGATGGGACAGTGCGGATACCAGAAGTACTGCAACCTTATTTAGCGCGCGAGGTGTTGTAG
- a CDS encoding peptidase: MSVLAAIAVLAVLILVHELGHFIAARSQGIHVNRFSLGFGPVLWKYQGPETEYAIRAFPLGGFVGFPDDDPDSDIPPNDPNLLRNRPILDRAIVISAGVIANLIFAYLLLVGQVSVVGVGQASQPGVLIQQLAPDVSSVAANAGIKSGDVIVAANQRQFGTSLQEIDAFRDFIKTSAGKPVELEIARGDQKVSVTVVPEAKSNGGTIGIGLSPNGKVERRRVANPIEALSVGATEFQRIVLMTFKGFGQLITNFGETAGQVAGPIKIVEIGANIAQNDTGSLFFFAALISINLAIINILPLPALDGGQLAFLLIEGLRGKPLPTKIQESVMQTGLVLLLGLGIFLIVKETTQLTTQLEWVQKLFQ; the protein is encoded by the coding sequence ATGTCAGTTTTAGCAGCGATCGCAGTTTTGGCTGTTTTGATCTTGGTACACGAACTAGGACATTTCATTGCAGCACGTTCTCAGGGCATTCATGTTAACCGATTTTCGTTAGGTTTTGGCCCGGTTCTTTGGAAATACCAAGGTCCAGAAACCGAATATGCTATTCGCGCTTTCCCTTTAGGAGGCTTTGTTGGTTTTCCCGATGATGACCCAGATAGCGATATTCCTCCTAATGACCCGAATCTGTTGCGCAATCGTCCCATATTAGACAGAGCGATCGTCATCAGTGCAGGCGTGATTGCAAATTTAATATTTGCCTATTTACTGCTAGTAGGACAGGTAAGCGTTGTCGGTGTCGGACAAGCCAGCCAACCAGGCGTTTTAATCCAACAGCTAGCACCGGACGTCAGTTCTGTAGCCGCTAACGCTGGAATTAAGTCAGGAGATGTCATCGTAGCGGCTAATCAAAGACAATTTGGCACTTCTTTGCAAGAGATAGACGCTTTTAGAGACTTCATTAAAACTAGTGCAGGTAAGCCAGTTGAACTGGAAATTGCTCGTGGCGACCAAAAAGTATCGGTGACTGTGGTTCCAGAAGCCAAATCTAATGGTGGTACCATTGGAATTGGACTTTCTCCCAACGGTAAAGTTGAGCGTCGTCGTGTTGCTAATCCCATAGAAGCTTTGTCAGTTGGTGCTACAGAATTTCAGCGCATTGTACTGATGACATTTAAAGGTTTTGGACAACTGATAACTAACTTTGGTGAAACCGCTGGCCAAGTAGCTGGGCCGATTAAAATTGTAGAAATTGGTGCTAATATTGCCCAAAACGATACAGGCAGTTTGTTCTTCTTTGCAGCACTGATCAGTATTAACTTAGCAATCATCAATATTTTGCCTCTACCAGCTTTAGATGGCGGACAACTGGCTTTTTTGCTGATTGAAGGCTTGCGCGGTAAGCCCTTACCTACCAAGATTCAAGAAAGCGTCATGCAAACTGGTTTGGTGCTACTGTTAGGACTAGGAATTTTTCTGATTGTTAAAGAAACTACTCAGTTAACAACACAGTTGGAGTGGGTACAAAAATTATTCCAGTGA
- a CDS encoding endonuclease III has translation MGTKIIPVIATRKSLSKKQRALEILTRLKRLYPDATCSLNYSTPVQLLVATILSAQCTDERVNKVTPALFTRFPDAESLANADLSELEELVRSTGFYRNKAKNIQAACRMIVNEFDCVVPNQMEQLLRLPGVARKTANVVLAHAYGINAGVTVDTHVKRLSNHLGLTKHTDPVHIEQDLMKLLPQADWENWSIRLIYHGRAICKARSPLCAACELADLCPAANKPTSVG, from the coding sequence GTGGGTACAAAAATTATTCCAGTGATCGCTACTCGCAAATCATTATCTAAGAAGCAACGGGCGCTGGAAATTCTGACTCGCTTGAAGCGTCTGTATCCTGATGCAACTTGCTCGTTGAACTATTCAACACCCGTGCAGCTTTTGGTGGCAACAATTCTATCAGCTCAGTGTACTGATGAACGAGTAAATAAAGTTACACCAGCCCTATTTACTCGTTTTCCCGATGCTGAAAGTTTAGCAAATGCTGACTTATCAGAGTTAGAAGAATTAGTACGTTCGACAGGTTTTTATCGCAATAAAGCCAAAAACATTCAAGCCGCCTGTCGAATGATTGTCAATGAGTTTGATTGTGTAGTTCCCAACCAGATGGAGCAGTTGTTACGGCTTCCTGGAGTAGCACGAAAGACGGCTAATGTAGTTTTGGCTCACGCTTATGGCATTAATGCTGGGGTAACGGTTGATACTCATGTTAAGCGCCTCAGCAATCATTTGGGTTTAACAAAACATACAGACCCAGTTCACATTGAGCAAGATTTAATGAAGTTATTGCCACAAGCAGATTGGGAAAATTGGTCAATTCGCCTGATTTATCATGGACGAGCTATCTGTAAAGCCCGTTCTCCCTTATGTGCTGCTTGTGAATTGGCAGATTTGTGTCCAGCTGCTAATAAGCCAACGTCAGTAGGTTAA
- the rps14 gene encoding 30S ribosomal protein S14 has translation MAKKSMIEREKKRAKLVEKYAEKREALQIEFQNAESPLDKLEIHRKIQQLPRNSAPSRRRNRCWVTGRPRGVYRDFGLSRNVLREWAHEGLLPGVVKSSW, from the coding sequence ATGGCCAAGAAGAGCATGATTGAGCGCGAGAAAAAACGCGCTAAGTTGGTAGAAAAGTATGCCGAGAAGCGGGAAGCATTGCAAATTGAGTTCCAAAATGCTGAATCTCCCCTAGACAAGCTAGAAATTCACCGGAAAATCCAACAATTACCACGCAATAGCGCACCTAGCCGTCGCCGTAACCGTTGTTGGGTAACTGGTCGTCCTAGAGGTGTTTATCGCGACTTTGGGCTATCTCGGAACGTTCTGCGAGAATGGGCGCACGAAGGTCTTCTACCTGGAGTGGTTAAGTCTAGTTGGTAG
- a CDS encoding leucyl/phenylalanyl-tRNA--protein transferase: MEYDIAAIIQGYAQGYFLMADDSESLGWYGSRDRTLIPLDERFRYPKSLRRILNQERFTVAINRDFQAVVAGCANRDTTWISPELQKIYWLLYQRGYAHSFETWQGEELAGGILGITIGGAFIGESMFYRIPEGSKVAMVKLVERLRQQQFVLFDAQMMNPHLERFGAYRIGDEEYQALLNTALQRNCYLV; this comes from the coding sequence ATGGAATATGATATCGCTGCTATTATTCAGGGTTACGCTCAAGGCTATTTTCTCATGGCTGATGACAGCGAAAGCTTGGGCTGGTATGGTAGTCGCGATCGCACATTAATTCCTTTAGATGAAAGATTTCGCTATCCTAAATCCTTGCGGCGTATCCTGAATCAAGAGAGGTTTACAGTTGCAATTAATCGTGATTTTCAAGCAGTGGTAGCTGGATGTGCTAACCGCGATACAACTTGGATTTCGCCAGAATTACAAAAGATTTATTGGCTACTATACCAGAGAGGTTACGCTCATAGTTTTGAAACTTGGCAAGGTGAGGAACTCGCTGGCGGAATTTTAGGGATTACGATCGGCGGTGCTTTCATTGGAGAATCAATGTTTTACCGCATTCCCGAAGGCTCCAAAGTAGCAATGGTAAAATTGGTAGAGAGATTGCGTCAGCAGCAATTTGTGTTGTTTGACGCACAAATGATGAATCCTCATTTAGAAAGATTTGGTGCTTATCGTATTGGCGATGAAGAATATCAAGCCCTACTCAACACAGCATTGCAACGCAACTGTTATTTAGTATAG
- a CDS encoding type II secretion system F domain-containing protein has product MPTYVARVRDSQGKSRTEKFTAESLAQARTNLRDQGFVVQELKESQSLANFDFQKFQTSMVKVSVKDKAVFSRQFAVLTNAGVAIVRSLGVLAEQCSNPKLKAALIDIGNDVQTGTNLSDSMRKHPQCFDNLYVSMVQAGEIGGVLDEVLNRLAKLLEDVARLQNQIKAALSYPMVVGFLATAIFVGMTVFLIPIFARIFKDIGIELPALTQFLMNCSEILRSYWSLVIIAGIMGFVFAYKQYYKTPVGKLTIDRFSLKMPLFGDLIQKSAVARFSRTFGALTRSGVPILTCLEIVRDTSGNQIVANAIDAARIEIQQGGMISVALQKDAVFPAMAIQMMSIGEETGELDAMLMKVADFYEDEVEQAVKALTSVLEPLMIVVLGGMVGTILLAMYLPMFKVFEKLG; this is encoded by the coding sequence ATGCCTACCTATGTTGCCCGTGTGCGGGACTCACAAGGAAAATCCCGAACTGAAAAATTTACTGCTGAATCTTTAGCTCAAGCCCGTACTAATCTTAGAGATCAAGGTTTTGTTGTCCAAGAATTAAAAGAATCTCAAAGTTTAGCTAACTTTGATTTTCAAAAATTCCAGACATCAATGGTTAAGGTTTCTGTTAAAGATAAAGCAGTTTTTTCTCGTCAATTTGCCGTTTTAACAAATGCTGGTGTCGCGATTGTCAGAAGTTTGGGAGTACTGGCCGAGCAGTGTAGCAATCCTAAATTAAAAGCAGCTTTGATTGATATCGGTAATGATGTTCAAACAGGCACAAATCTTTCGGATTCAATGCGTAAGCATCCTCAGTGTTTTGATAATTTGTATGTGAGTATGGTTCAAGCTGGCGAAATTGGTGGTGTTCTCGATGAAGTATTAAATCGCCTAGCAAAGTTATTAGAAGATGTCGCCCGCCTACAAAACCAAATTAAAGCAGCACTGTCTTATCCTATGGTTGTAGGTTTTTTAGCAACTGCAATTTTTGTGGGTATGACTGTTTTTCTAATTCCCATTTTTGCCAGAATTTTTAAAGACATAGGAATAGAGTTACCTGCTCTCACACAATTCTTAATGAATTGTAGTGAAATCTTACGCAGTTACTGGTCTTTAGTAATTATTGCGGGAATTATGGGATTTGTTTTTGCCTATAAGCAGTATTACAAAACTCCTGTTGGTAAACTAACTATCGATCGCTTTTCTCTCAAGATGCCTTTGTTTGGTGACTTGATTCAAAAATCCGCAGTTGCTCGCTTTAGCCGTACTTTCGGAGCCTTGACTCGTTCTGGTGTACCGATTCTTACTTGTTTAGAAATTGTTCGAGATACTTCAGGTAATCAAATAGTTGCTAATGCCATAGATGCAGCCCGTATAGAAATTCAACAAGGAGGTATGATTAGCGTTGCTTTGCAAAAAGATGCAGTGTTTCCAGCTATGGCAATTCAGATGATGAGTATTGGCGAAGAAACTGGAGAATTAGATGCAATGCTCATGAAAGTTGCCGATTTTTATGAAGATGAAGTTGAGCAGGCGGTTAAAGCACTAACTAGTGTTTTAGAACCACTGATGATTGTAGTCTTAGGGGGTATGGTTGGTACGATTTTGTTAGCGATGTATTTGCCTATGTTTAAAGTATTTGAAAAGCTGGGCTAG